One Labrus mixtus chromosome 12, fLabMix1.1, whole genome shotgun sequence DNA segment encodes these proteins:
- the LOC132984651 gene encoding uncharacterized protein LOC132984651 isoform X1 — MNELKWIQTSLLLTALLQFAAAVFLFKEVTFRVGEDATLSCETATQDQQKCEYTTWLFVDSGNTAVELVVDGQVKNSEVKSDRLRVTEDCSLVIKKITEEDAGRYVCLQIKSGRRTDDVTRVYLSVIKSDDARETTRPPPPTTTRPSPPTTTRPSPPTTTTRPPPSTTTRPPPPTTTTTTRPPPPPTTTRPPPPTTTRPPPTTTRPPPPTTTRPPPPTTTRPSPPTTTTRPPPTTTTTTRPPTTTRPPPPTTTTTTTTTTRPPTTTTTTTTRPPTTTTSTAAAGDCTGSCDLDLVMLALRVAELLLITVITVLLFRARGNQRPPDDITVYYDEDEGSVNYENDGEPSASVRLH, encoded by the exons ATGAACGAGCTCAAATGGATTCAAACTTCTTTACTTCTCACAGCGCTGCTTCAGTTTGCTG CAGCTGTATTTCTATTTAAAGAAGTCACATTCAGAGTTGGAGAGGACGCCACGTTGTCTTGTGAAACTGCGACACAAGATCAACAGAAGTGTGAATATACGACATGGCTCTTTGTTGATTCAGGAAACACAGCAGTAGAGCTGGTTGTAGATGGTCAGGTTAAAAACTCTGAAGTTAAATCAGACAGACTGAGAGTTACAGAGGACTGTTCTCTGGTTATAAAGAAGATCACAGAGGAGGATGCTGGACGTTATGTCTGTCTACAGATCAAATCAGGAAGAAGAACAGACGATGTGACTCGAGTTTATCTATCTGTTATCAAGA GTGACGACGCAAGAGAAACAacaagaccaccaccaccaacaacaacaagaccatcaccaccaacaacaacaagaccatcaccaccaacaacaacaacaagaccaccaccatcaacaacaacaagaccaccaccaccaacaacaacaacaacaacaagaccaccaccaccaccaacaacaacaagaccaccaccaccaacaacaacaagaccaccaccaacaacaacaagaccaccaccaccaacaacaacaagaccaccaccaccaacaacaacaagaccatcaccaccaacaacaacaacaagaccaccaccaacaacaacaacaacaacaagaccaccaacaacaacaagaccaccaccaccaacaacaacaacaacaacaacaacaacaacaagaccaccaacaacaacaacaacaacaacaacaagaccaccaacaacaacaacatctactGCGGCTGCAGGAG ATTGTACAGGTTCTTGTGATCTGGACTTGGTCATGTTGGCTCTGCGTGTGGCTGAACTCCTCCTGATTACTGTGATCACTGTTCTTCTCTTCAGAGCTCGAG gGAACCAGAgaccacctgatgacatcact gTGTAttatgatgaagatgaaggctCAGTGAACTATGAAAATGATGGAGAACCTTCTGCTTCTGTCAGACTCCACTGA
- the crip2l gene encoding cysteine-rich protein 2-like gives MASKCPKCDKTVYFAEKVSSLGKDWHKFCLKCERCSKTLNPGGHAEHDGKPFCHKPCYAALFGPKGVNIGGAGSYVYDNPANEAPAAVSMETNAKPQEERKAPARGPVKAASFSSFSGGPNICPRCNKTVYFAEKVSSLGKNWHRPCLRCERCSKTLAPGSHAEHDGQPYCHKPCYAVLFGPKGVNTGGVGSYIYDDPEAEAQQ, from the exons ATGGcgtcaaaatgtccaaaatgcGACAAGACGGTGTATTTCG cgGAGAAGGTGTCCTCTTTAGGGAAAGACTGGCACAAGTTCTGTCTGAAGTGCGAGCGCTGCAGCAAGACGCTGAATCCAGGAGGCCACGCTGAG CATGACGGGAAGCCTTTCTGCCACAAGCCCTGCTACGCCGCCCTCTTTGGACCAAAAG GCGTGAACATCGGCGGAGCTGGCTCCTACGTGTACGACAATCCTGCCAACGAAGCCCCTGCTGCCGTTTCAATGGAAACCAACGCCAAAccacaggaggagagaaaagccCCCGCACGGGGACCTGTGAAGG cggCGAGCTTCTCGTCTTTCTCCGGAGGACCAAACATCTGCCCTCGCTGCAACAAGACGGTTTATTTCG CAGAGAAGGTGTCGTCTCTGGGGAAGAACTGGCACCGGCCCTGTCTGCGCTGCGAGCGCTGCAGTAAGACTCTGGCTCCTGGCAGCCACGCAGAG cATGATGGACAGCCGTACTGCCACAAACCGTGCTACGCTGTTCTGTTTGGACCTAAAG GTGTAAACACTGGAGGTGTCGGCAGCTACATCTACGACGATCCTGAAGCCGAGGCGCAGCAGTGA
- the LOC132984651 gene encoding uncharacterized protein LOC132984651 isoform X2 has product MNELKWIQTSLLLTALLQFAAVFLFKEVTFRVGEDATLSCETATQDQQKCEYTTWLFVDSGNTAVELVVDGQVKNSEVKSDRLRVTEDCSLVIKKITEEDAGRYVCLQIKSGRRTDDVTRVYLSVIKSDDARETTRPPPPTTTRPSPPTTTRPSPPTTTTRPPPSTTTRPPPPTTTTTTRPPPPPTTTRPPPPTTTRPPPTTTRPPPPTTTRPPPPTTTRPSPPTTTTRPPPTTTTTTRPPTTTRPPPPTTTTTTTTTTRPPTTTTTTTTRPPTTTTSTAAAGDCTGSCDLDLVMLALRVAELLLITVITVLLFRARGNQRPPDDITVYYDEDEGSVNYENDGEPSASVRLH; this is encoded by the exons ATGAACGAGCTCAAATGGATTCAAACTTCTTTACTTCTCACAGCGCTGCTTCAGTTTGCTG CTGTATTTCTATTTAAAGAAGTCACATTCAGAGTTGGAGAGGACGCCACGTTGTCTTGTGAAACTGCGACACAAGATCAACAGAAGTGTGAATATACGACATGGCTCTTTGTTGATTCAGGAAACACAGCAGTAGAGCTGGTTGTAGATGGTCAGGTTAAAAACTCTGAAGTTAAATCAGACAGACTGAGAGTTACAGAGGACTGTTCTCTGGTTATAAAGAAGATCACAGAGGAGGATGCTGGACGTTATGTCTGTCTACAGATCAAATCAGGAAGAAGAACAGACGATGTGACTCGAGTTTATCTATCTGTTATCAAGA GTGACGACGCAAGAGAAACAacaagaccaccaccaccaacaacaacaagaccatcaccaccaacaacaacaagaccatcaccaccaacaacaacaacaagaccaccaccatcaacaacaacaagaccaccaccaccaacaacaacaacaacaacaagaccaccaccaccaccaacaacaacaagaccaccaccaccaacaacaacaagaccaccaccaacaacaacaagaccaccaccaccaacaacaacaagaccaccaccaccaacaacaacaagaccatcaccaccaacaacaacaacaagaccaccaccaacaacaacaacaacaacaagaccaccaacaacaacaagaccaccaccaccaacaacaacaacaacaacaacaacaacaacaagaccaccaacaacaacaacaacaacaacaacaagaccaccaacaacaacaacatctactGCGGCTGCAGGAG ATTGTACAGGTTCTTGTGATCTGGACTTGGTCATGTTGGCTCTGCGTGTGGCTGAACTCCTCCTGATTACTGTGATCACTGTTCTTCTCTTCAGAGCTCGAG gGAACCAGAgaccacctgatgacatcact gTGTAttatgatgaagatgaaggctCAGTGAACTATGAAAATGATGGAGAACCTTCTGCTTCTGTCAGACTCCACTGA